The following proteins are co-located in the Frigidibacter mobilis genome:
- the cydB gene encoding cytochrome d ubiquinol oxidase subunit II → MDIDLPTVWAGIIAFAVLAYVVMDGFDLGIGILFPLFPEKEDRDVMMNSVAPVWDGNETWLVMGGGGLLAVFPLAYATILPALYAPLTVMLLALVFRGVAFEYRWRSDTGSRRWDVAFFGGSAVATFAQGIALGALVQGIAIEDRAYAGGWWDWLTPFSIATGLALLAGYALLGACWLVLKTEGGLHAAARKLAMRAGLATLAGMGVVSLWTPFLNPGYLDRWFGWPTIGFSLVVPLLVAGAAYGLWRGLTRGPDWLPFLAALGLFVLGFAGVGISFYPWIVPFALTIEEAAAPEESLVFLLWGSVVLLPMILGYTAYAYWVFRGKLRHGEGYH, encoded by the coding sequence ATGGACATTGACCTGCCGACAGTCTGGGCCGGGATCATCGCCTTTGCGGTGCTGGCCTATGTGGTGATGGACGGGTTCGACCTCGGCATCGGCATCCTGTTCCCGCTGTTCCCGGAAAAGGAGGACCGCGACGTGATGATGAACTCGGTCGCGCCGGTCTGGGACGGGAACGAGACCTGGCTGGTGATGGGCGGGGGCGGGCTGCTGGCGGTGTTCCCGCTGGCATATGCGACGATCCTGCCGGCGCTTTATGCGCCGCTGACAGTGATGCTGCTGGCGCTGGTGTTCCGGGGCGTGGCCTTCGAATACCGCTGGCGCAGCGATACCGGCAGCCGCCGCTGGGACGTGGCGTTCTTCGGCGGCTCGGCCGTGGCGACCTTCGCGCAGGGCATCGCGCTTGGCGCGCTGGTGCAGGGCATCGCCATCGAGGACCGCGCCTATGCGGGCGGCTGGTGGGACTGGCTGACGCCGTTCTCCATCGCCACGGGCCTCGCACTGCTGGCGGGTTATGCGCTGCTGGGGGCCTGCTGGCTGGTGCTGAAGACCGAAGGCGGGTTGCACGCCGCGGCCCGCAAGCTGGCGATGCGGGCCGGGCTGGCGACGCTGGCCGGCATGGGGGTGGTCAGCCTCTGGACCCCGTTCCTGAATCCCGGCTACCTTGATCGCTGGTTCGGCTGGCCGACCATCGGCTTCAGCCTCGTGGTGCCGCTGCTGGTGGCGGGGGCGGCTTACGGCCTCTGGCGCGGGCTCACGCGCGGGCCGGACTGGCTGCCCTTCCTCGCGGCGCTTGGCCTCTTCGTGCTTGGCTTCGCCGGGGTCGGGATCAGCTTCTACCCGTGGATCGTGCCCTTCGCGCTGACGATCGAGGAAGCCGCGGCGCCCGAGGAAAGCCTGGTATTCCTGCTCTGGGGCTCGGTGGTGCTGCTGCCGATGATCCTGGGCTACACCGCCTATGCCTATTGGGTGTTCCGCGGCAAGCTGCGCCACGGCGAGGGGTATCACTGA
- a CDS encoding response regulator yields MKALGKEVTIVMVEDDEGHARLIEKNIRRAGVHNEIVPFADGTSALDFLLGPDRSGEAAIGRYLLILLDLNLPDMTGIDILERVKTNPHTRHLPVVILTTTDDEAEIKRCYDLGANVYITKPVEYESFANAIRQLGLFFAVLQVP; encoded by the coding sequence ATGAAGGCATTGGGCAAGGAAGTCACCATCGTGATGGTCGAGGATGACGAAGGTCATGCCCGGCTGATCGAGAAGAACATCCGCCGCGCCGGCGTGCACAACGAGATCGTGCCCTTCGCCGACGGTACCTCGGCGCTGGATTTCCTGCTGGGGCCGGATCGCAGCGGCGAGGCGGCGATCGGGCGCTATCTGCTGATCCTGCTGGACCTGAACCTGCCCGACATGACCGGGATCGACATTCTGGAACGGGTGAAGACCAACCCCCATACCAGGCATCTGCCGGTGGTGATCCTGACCACCACCGACGACGAGGCCGAGATCAAGCGCTGCTACGATCTGGGCGCCAATGTCTACATCACCAAGCCGGTCGAGTATGAGAGCTTTGCCAATGCCATCCGGCAGCTTGGCCTGTTCTTCGCGGTCCTGCAGGTCCCGTGA
- a CDS encoding sensor histidine kinase — MQIVNRNIRQTAILLLLGATLLAILAGSSTFISFRSNAAFEKTLAERQLRQTGTDLLAALQDAETGQRGYLITLDPEFLEPYQSARTRTPELRSALEQRLVMDPRRSEDLLAELDALIDLRMGLIDTTLNAAGAGDVAAARTIVAQGQGKPAMDRVRALLGEIIAASDARMADLVRVQGRMNRWLQVASVLGGIAMLAVVGSAFVLLARQLHALRAAEDELRRLNSGLEGRVRQRTEDLMRANQEVQRFAYIVTHDLRAPLVNIMGFTSELETALKPLQAYVLAEGETVTEDNIRDARAAAAEDLPEALAFIRSSTRKMDGLINAILKISRDGRRELKPETVDLKVLAEQTAASVAHQLGETGGEAQIDVRVPPLVTDRLSLEQALGNLVDNAVKYASPDRPLQLKIRAVPNGPRMVRVEVEDNGRGIAEADHERVFELFRRSGSQDRPGEGIGLAHVRTVVRNLGGEITLRSVHGQGSTFTLHLPVDLRAVLETVRT; from the coding sequence ATGCAGATCGTCAACCGCAATATCCGGCAGACCGCCATCCTGCTGCTGCTGGGGGCGACGCTGCTGGCGATCCTTGCCGGCTCGTCCACTTTCATCAGCTTCCGCAGCAATGCCGCCTTCGAGAAGACCCTAGCCGAGCGGCAGTTGCGCCAGACCGGAACCGATTTGCTGGCGGCGCTGCAAGACGCCGAGACCGGGCAGCGCGGCTATCTCATCACCCTGGACCCCGAGTTCCTGGAACCCTATCAAAGCGCCCGCACCCGCACGCCCGAGCTGCGCAGCGCGCTGGAACAGCGGCTGGTGATGGACCCGCGGCGCAGCGAGGATCTGCTGGCAGAGCTGGATGCGCTGATCGACCTGCGCATGGGCCTGATCGACACCACGCTGAACGCCGCGGGCGCCGGCGATGTCGCGGCGGCGCGCACCATCGTGGCGCAGGGCCAGGGCAAGCCGGCGATGGACAGAGTGCGCGCGTTGCTGGGCGAGATCATCGCCGCCTCGGATGCGCGCATGGCGGATCTGGTCAGGGTGCAGGGGCGGATGAACCGCTGGCTGCAGGTCGCCTCGGTTCTGGGCGGGATTGCGATGCTGGCGGTGGTGGGCTCTGCCTTCGTGCTGCTGGCGCGGCAGCTGCATGCCCTGCGCGCGGCCGAGGATGAACTGCGCCGCCTGAACAGCGGACTGGAAGGCCGGGTGCGCCAGCGCACCGAGGACCTGATGCGCGCCAACCAGGAAGTGCAGCGATTTGCCTATATCGTGACCCATGACCTGCGCGCGCCGCTGGTCAACATCATGGGCTTCACCAGCGAGCTGGAAACCGCGCTCAAGCCCTTGCAGGCCTATGTACTGGCCGAGGGCGAGACGGTGACCGAGGACAACATCCGCGACGCCCGCGCCGCCGCCGCCGAGGACCTGCCCGAGGCGCTGGCCTTCATCCGCTCATCCACACGCAAGATGGACGGGCTTATCAACGCCATCCTGAAGATCTCGCGCGACGGGCGGCGCGAGCTGAAGCCTGAGACGGTGGACCTGAAGGTGCTGGCCGAGCAGACGGCCGCCAGCGTGGCGCATCAGCTTGGCGAGACCGGCGGGGAGGCGCAGATCGACGTGCGGGTGCCGCCGCTGGTGACGGACCGGCTGTCGCTGGAGCAGGCGCTTGGCAACCTTGTCGACAATGCGGTGAAATATGCCAGCCCCGACCGGCCGCTGCAGCTGAAGATCCGCGCGGTGCCGAACGGGCCGCGAATGGTGCGCGTCGAGGTCGAGGACAATGGCCGCGGCATCGCCGAGGCAGACCATGAACGGGTGTTCGAGCTGTTCCGCCGCTCGGGCAGTCAGGATCGGCCCGGCGAGGGAATCGGTCTTGCACATGTGCGCACCGTCGTGCGAAATCTGGGCGGCGAGATCACGCTGCGGTCTGTTCACGGGCAGGGATCGACCTTCACCCTGCATTTGCCCGTCGATCTGCGCGCGGTACTGGAGACGGTAAGGACATGA
- a CDS encoding sensor histidine kinase, whose translation MSSAPSAMLHVLYVDDDPVLARLVQKVLGRAGIEIAHAGDAASAEALIAGQRFDALVLDHYLPGGTGLDILRRLRADGGRTPTIYVTGSSEATVAIDALKAGADDYVIKSTGEDFTALLRRAIDQAIAKAELLAAKERADAETRAARERAEMLLAEVHHRVANSLSMVTSLLRLQASAASEEVRSALAEAQTRIAAISGVHRSLYLGDDVHTVVLDAYLHAMLQDFRKTIPESIRLTIEACPLKISADRAVSLGIVVSELATNAAKYAWPAGGEGELRVELTEPEPGLARLVVSDDGIGSDPAGTAIGTGLGQKLIRAMAERLEGSVAQLAVPKGTTVEVSFRV comes from the coding sequence GTGAGCAGCGCGCCCTCCGCGATGCTGCATGTGCTCTATGTCGATGACGACCCGGTCCTTGCGCGCCTCGTGCAAAAGGTGCTCGGGCGGGCGGGCATCGAGATCGCCCATGCCGGAGATGCCGCCAGCGCCGAGGCGCTGATCGCGGGGCAGCGCTTCGATGCGCTGGTGCTGGACCATTACCTGCCCGGTGGCACCGGCCTCGACATCCTGCGCCGGTTGCGCGCGGATGGCGGGCGCACGCCCACCATCTATGTCACCGGCTCCAGCGAGGCGACGGTGGCCATCGACGCGTTGAAGGCCGGGGCGGATGACTATGTCATCAAGTCCACCGGCGAGGATTTCACCGCGCTGCTGCGCCGCGCCATCGACCAGGCCATCGCCAAGGCCGAGTTGCTGGCGGCGAAAGAGCGCGCCGATGCCGAGACCCGCGCCGCGCGCGAACGGGCGGAAATGCTGCTGGCCGAGGTGCATCACCGCGTCGCCAACAGCCTGTCGATGGTCACCTCGTTGCTGCGCCTGCAGGCCTCGGCCGCCTCCGAGGAGGTGCGCAGCGCGCTGGCCGAGGCGCAGACCCGCATCGCCGCCATCTCGGGCGTGCATCGCAGCCTCTACCTGGGCGATGACGTGCATACCGTGGTGCTGGACGCCTATCTGCATGCGATGCTGCAGGATTTCCGCAAGACCATCCCCGAAAGCATCCGCCTGACCATCGAGGCCTGCCCGCTGAAGATCAGCGCCGACCGCGCGGTCAGCCTCGGCATCGTCGTGTCGGAACTGGCGACCAATGCCGCGAAATACGCCTGGCCCGCGGGCGGCGAGGGCGAGCTGCGGGTGGAACTGACCGAGCCAGAGCCGGGGCTGGCGCGGCTGGTGGTCAGCGATGACGGCATCGGCAGCGACCCTGCCGGCACGGCCATCGGCACCGGGCTGGGACAGAAGCTGATCCGCGCGATGGCCGAACGGCTGGAGGGCAGCGTGGCGCAGCTCGCCGTGCCGAAGGGCACCACAGTCGAGGTCAGCTTCCGGGTGTAG
- a CDS encoding cytochrome ubiquinol oxidase subunit I: MFESFDAILLARIQFAFTIAFHIVFPAFTIGLASYLAVLLGLWLKTGRGVYLRLFDFWKTIFALSFGMGVVSGIVMSYQFGTNWSAFSDKAGPVIGPLMGYEVLTAFFLEAGFLGIMLFGREKVGRGLHFVATLMVAFGTLLSATWILAVNSWMQTPQGFAINEVGQFVPVDWWAVIFSPSFPYRLIHMVLAAFLTTALVVGAVAAWHKLRGRDWPEVHTMFTMAMGMILVVAPLQIFMGDLHGLNTLEHQPVKVMAMEGHFESHPNGAPLILFGFPDREAQTVHWSVEIPKLSSLILKHDLNAPLDGLDTVPRDLQPPVEIVFWSFRIMVALGFAMLGLGLWSLAAFLRGRLHDSRNLHRYALAMGPAGFVAVLAGWITTEVGRQPWTVYGHMLTADSASPISAAAVGASLVAFIIVYFAIFGTGVVYILRLMARLPEVDEDDLTDGPLRSAGITPGPARKESHHGH; the protein is encoded by the coding sequence ATGTTCGAGAGTTTCGACGCGATCTTGCTGGCAAGGATCCAGTTTGCCTTCACCATCGCCTTCCACATCGTCTTTCCCGCCTTCACCATCGGGCTGGCCAGCTATCTGGCGGTGCTGCTGGGGCTGTGGCTGAAGACCGGGCGCGGCGTCTATCTGCGGCTGTTCGACTTCTGGAAGACCATCTTCGCGCTGTCCTTCGGTATGGGCGTCGTGTCGGGGATCGTGATGTCCTACCAGTTCGGCACCAACTGGTCGGCGTTTTCCGACAAGGCCGGCCCGGTGATCGGCCCCTTGATGGGGTATGAGGTGCTGACCGCCTTCTTCCTCGAGGCGGGCTTCCTCGGTATCATGCTGTTCGGACGGGAAAAGGTCGGCCGCGGCCTGCATTTCGTGGCAACGCTGATGGTGGCCTTCGGCACGCTGCTGTCCGCCACCTGGATCCTGGCGGTGAACAGCTGGATGCAGACGCCGCAGGGCTTTGCCATCAACGAGGTCGGGCAGTTCGTCCCCGTCGACTGGTGGGCGGTGATCTTCAGCCCCTCCTTCCCCTACCGGCTGATCCACATGGTGCTGGCCGCCTTCCTGACCACGGCGCTGGTGGTGGGGGCCGTCGCCGCCTGGCACAAGCTGCGCGGGCGCGACTGGCCCGAGGTCCATACCATGTTCACGATGGCGATGGGGATGATCCTGGTGGTGGCGCCCTTGCAGATCTTCATGGGCGACCTGCACGGGCTGAACACGCTGGAGCATCAGCCGGTCAAGGTCATGGCGATGGAGGGGCATTTCGAAAGCCACCCCAATGGCGCGCCGCTGATCCTGTTCGGCTTCCCCGACCGCGAGGCGCAGACCGTGCATTGGTCGGTCGAGATCCCCAAACTGTCGAGCCTGATCCTCAAGCACGATCTGAACGCGCCGCTGGACGGGCTCGATACCGTGCCGCGCGACTTGCAGCCCCCGGTGGAGATCGTGTTCTGGTCGTTCCGCATCATGGTGGCGCTTGGCTTTGCGATGCTTGGCCTTGGGCTCTGGTCGCTGGCGGCCTTCCTGCGCGGGCGGCTGCATGACAGCCGCAACCTGCACCGCTACGCGCTGGCGATGGGGCCTGCGGGCTTTGTCGCGGTGCTGGCGGGCTGGATCACCACCGAGGTCGGCCGCCAGCCCTGGACCGTCTATGGCCATATGCTGACCGCCGACAGCGCCTCGCCGATCTCGGCCGCGGCGGTGGGCGCCTCGCTGGTGGCATTCATCATCGTCTACTTCGCCATCTTCGGCACCGGCGTCGTCTATATCCTGCGGCTGATGGCGCGCCTGCCCGAGGTGGACGAGGACGACCTGACCGACGGCCCGCTGCGCAGCGCGGGCATCACCCCCGGACCTGCCCGGAAGGAGAGCCATCATGGACATTGA
- a CDS encoding FAD binding domain-containing protein, whose protein sequence is MRAFDYIRAGSCKEALAEAETPGTAFIAGGTNLLDLMKHEVMTPARLVDISRLDLGGITLTEAGLRIGAMVSNSELAADPLVRRHWPLLSRALLAGASGQLRNKATTGGNLLQRTRCYYFYDTAMPCNKRAPGSGCAAIGGFNRIHAILGASDQCIATHPSDMAVALRALSAEVELLAPGGGRRQVPLAEFYRLPGDRPHVETVLEPREMVAAVLLPPPEGERQIYRKVRDRASYAFALVSVAACLRMEGGRIAAAALAFGGLAPMPWRSAEVEGALIGEAPSAALFDHAADLLLEGAQGQGDNDFKIPLARRTLAAVLAEATAEDCLEGDRA, encoded by the coding sequence ATGAGAGCCTTCGACTATATCCGCGCCGGGTCTTGCAAGGAGGCGCTGGCCGAGGCGGAGACCCCGGGCACCGCCTTCATTGCGGGTGGCACCAACCTGCTGGACCTGATGAAGCATGAGGTGATGACCCCGGCGCGGCTGGTCGATATCTCGCGGCTGGACCTGGGCGGGATCACCCTGACCGAGGCCGGGCTGCGCATCGGGGCGATGGTCAGCAATTCCGAGCTTGCGGCCGATCCGCTGGTGCGGCGGCACTGGCCGCTGCTGTCGCGCGCGCTGCTGGCGGGGGCCAGCGGGCAGCTGCGCAACAAGGCCACCACCGGCGGCAACCTGCTGCAACGGACGCGGTGCTATTACTTCTACGACACCGCGATGCCCTGCAACAAGCGCGCGCCCGGCAGCGGCTGCGCGGCGATTGGCGGCTTCAACCGCATCCACGCGATCCTTGGGGCAAGCGATCAGTGCATCGCCACCCATCCCAGCGACATGGCGGTGGCGCTGCGGGCGCTGTCGGCCGAGGTGGAGTTGCTGGCCCCCGGCGGCGGGCGGCGGCAGGTGCCACTGGCGGAGTTCTACCGGCTGCCGGGCGACAGACCGCATGTGGAAACGGTGCTGGAGCCCAGAGAGATGGTCGCCGCCGTGCTGCTGCCACCGCCGGAGGGCGAGCGGCAGATCTATCGCAAGGTGCGCGACCGCGCCTCCTATGCCTTCGCGCTGGTGTCGGTCGCGGCTTGCCTGCGGATGGAGGGTGGCAGGATCGCCGCCGCGGCGCTGGCCTTTGGCGGGCTGGCCCCCATGCCGTGGCGCAGTGCCGAGGTGGAGGGCGCGCTGATCGGCGAGGCGCCCTCGGCTGCCCTGTTCGATCACGCCGCAGACCTGCTGCTGGAGGGGGCGCAGGGGCAAGGCGACAACGATTTCAAGATCCCGCTGGCCCGCCGGACGCTTGCCGCGGTGCTGGCGGAAGCCACCGCCGAAGACTGCCTTGAGGGAGACCGCGCATGA
- the glgX gene encoding glycogen debranching protein GlgX, which produces MRDDALRSFDLSAGRAHRLGAEFDGEGTNFALFSDNATSVELCLYGSDAQSETQRLELPAMEGGVWFGYLPGVRPGQAYGYRVHGPHAPEEGHRFNPNKLLIDPYARELQGRFTWDDAMFGYTVGEDDLSFDTRDSGPFMPKAVVVDPAFDWESDAALRTPWERSLIYEAHVKGQTCRHPGVAEADRGTFRGLASAPVIEHLQRIGVTAIELLPVQGFLHDRILRDKGLANYWGYNSLTFFAPHRPYLATGYLREVKEAVKRFHAAGIEVILDVVYNHTAEGSELGPTLSFRGIDNASYYLLAEDRRHCFDVTGTGNTVNVAHPMVLRMLLDSLRYWVEVMHVDGFRFDLASTLGREATGFEREGAFFAALRQDPILSGVKLIAEPWDVGEGGYQVGGFPWPFREWNDKFRDDVRGFWRRGGLLQDMPQRLLGSPVQFNHSHRPATSSVNFVAAHDGFTLWDTVSYNDKHNEANGEGGADGHGHNLSDNLGAEGPTDDPGILAARQRRVRAMLATVLLSQGVPMILAGDEGGRSQQGNNNAYCQDNETTWTDWETLDDDLVQAVADLMAFRQEGGGLARARFAQEDAPPDLPGAVQVGWLHPSGGPMTEGDWSDGELKTLVLVMERAEGTRLVMAFNAGEDIEVTLPEGMWRRRIDTGATPVSGNAVEEGRVAVGWQTVSVWVEAGRESGP; this is translated from the coding sequence ATGCGGGATGACGCTTTGCGCAGCTTCGATCTGTCCGCCGGCCGGGCGCACAGGCTGGGCGCCGAGTTCGACGGCGAGGGCACCAATTTTGCGCTGTTCTCGGACAATGCCACAAGTGTGGAACTGTGCCTCTATGGCAGCGACGCACAAAGCGAGACGCAGCGGCTGGAGCTGCCGGCGATGGAGGGCGGGGTCTGGTTCGGCTATCTGCCCGGAGTGCGGCCGGGGCAGGCCTATGGCTACCGCGTCCACGGGCCCCATGCGCCCGAGGAGGGCCACCGCTTCAACCCGAACAAGCTGCTGATCGACCCCTATGCGCGCGAATTGCAGGGCCGCTTCACCTGGGATGACGCGATGTTCGGCTATACCGTGGGCGAGGATGACCTGTCCTTCGACACCCGCGACAGCGGCCCGTTCATGCCCAAGGCGGTGGTGGTCGATCCCGCCTTCGACTGGGAGAGCGACGCCGCCCTGCGCACCCCCTGGGAACGCAGCCTGATCTACGAGGCGCATGTGAAGGGCCAGACCTGCCGGCATCCGGGCGTGGCCGAGGCCGACCGCGGCACCTTCCGCGGCCTCGCCAGCGCGCCGGTGATCGAGCATCTGCAGCGCATCGGCGTGACCGCCATCGAGCTGCTGCCGGTGCAGGGGTTCCTGCATGACCGGATCCTGCGCGACAAGGGGCTGGCGAATTACTGGGGCTACAACAGCCTGACCTTCTTTGCGCCGCACCGGCCCTATCTTGCCACCGGATATCTGCGCGAGGTGAAGGAGGCGGTGAAGCGCTTCCATGCCGCCGGGATCGAGGTGATCCTGGATGTGGTCTACAACCACACCGCCGAGGGGTCGGAGCTTGGTCCGACCCTCAGCTTCCGCGGCATCGACAATGCCAGCTACTACCTGCTGGCCGAGGACAGGCGCCATTGCTTCGATGTCACCGGCACCGGCAACACGGTCAATGTCGCGCATCCGATGGTGCTGCGGATGCTGCTCGACAGCCTGCGCTACTGGGTCGAGGTGATGCATGTGGACGGGTTCCGCTTCGACCTTGCCTCCACTTTGGGGCGTGAGGCGACGGGGTTCGAGCGCGAGGGCGCGTTCTTTGCGGCGCTGCGGCAGGACCCGATCCTGTCGGGCGTCAAGCTGATCGCCGAGCCCTGGGATGTGGGCGAGGGCGGCTATCAGGTCGGCGGCTTCCCCTGGCCGTTCCGCGAGTGGAACGACAAGTTCCGCGACGATGTGCGCGGCTTCTGGCGGCGGGGCGGGCTTTTGCAGGACATGCCGCAGCGGCTGCTGGGATCGCCGGTGCAGTTCAACCATTCGCATCGCCCGGCGACATCCTCGGTCAACTTCGTCGCGGCGCATGACGGCTTCACGCTGTGGGACACGGTGTCCTACAACGACAAGCATAACGAGGCGAATGGCGAGGGCGGGGCCGACGGACACGGACATAACCTGTCGGACAATCTCGGCGCCGAGGGGCCGACCGATGATCCGGGCATCCTCGCGGCGCGACAGCGCCGGGTGCGGGCGATGCTGGCGACCGTGCTGCTGAGCCAGGGGGTGCCGATGATCCTGGCCGGGGATGAGGGCGGGCGCAGCCAGCAGGGCAACAACAACGCCTATTGCCAGGACAACGAGACGACCTGGACCGACTGGGAGACCCTTGACGACGACCTCGTGCAGGCGGTCGCCGACCTGATGGCCTTCCGGCAGGAGGGCGGCGGGCTGGCCCGCGCGCGCTTTGCGCAGGAAGACGCGCCGCCAGATCTGCCGGGCGCGGTTCAGGTCGGTTGGCTGCACCCCTCGGGGGGGCCGATGACCGAGGGTGACTGGTCCGATGGCGAGTTGAAGACGCTGGTGCTGGTCATGGAGCGCGCCGAGGGCACGCGGCTGGTGATGGCGTTCAACGCCGGCGAGGATATCGAGGTGACCCTGCCCGAGGGGATGTGGCGGCGGCGGATCGACACCGGCGCTACCCCGGTTTCGGGGAACGCGGTGGAGGAGGGGCGGGTGGCGGTCGGCTGGCAGACGGTGTCGGTCTGGGTCGAGGCCGGCAGGGAAAGCGGTCCGTAG
- a CDS encoding sugar phosphate nucleotidyltransferase — MLLAGGKGSRLHELTAAECKPAVFFAGTRRIVDFALANALRSGLHRMIACTQYRPETLTRHLRGQWAPAFAAAGGGLALAHGPDLTGQAEGYIGTADAVTRNIAAIDARAPRHLVVMAADHVCQIDFRPMIEAHVASGAEMTVAAHVVPRSSGSEFGILSAGEDGRATEFVEKPADPPGMAGDPAYALASMGIYVFDWPWLRARLGADAADAGSGHDFGHDILPAAVRAGVVNVWRLTGQGAEMARPYWRDVGTLDSYRVAQLDFAGAARPCAMPDSVLPQGSGAQARPFGARMGGGAPGRWKA, encoded by the coding sequence GTGTTGCTGGCAGGGGGCAAGGGCAGCCGCCTGCACGAGCTGACCGCAGCCGAGTGCAAGCCGGCGGTGTTCTTCGCCGGCACCCGGCGGATCGTGGATTTCGCGCTGGCCAATGCGCTGCGCTCGGGCCTGCACCGGATGATCGCCTGCACCCAATACCGCCCCGAGACGCTGACACGGCACCTGCGGGGCCAGTGGGCGCCGGCCTTTGCCGCCGCGGGGGGCGGGCTGGCCCTCGCGCATGGGCCAGATCTCACCGGGCAGGCCGAGGGCTATATCGGCACTGCCGATGCGGTGACGCGCAACATTGCCGCCATCGACGCGCGGGCGCCGCGGCACCTGGTGGTGATGGCGGCGGATCATGTCTGCCAGATCGACTTCCGCCCGATGATCGAGGCGCATGTGGCCAGCGGCGCGGAAATGACCGTGGCTGCGCATGTGGTGCCGCGCAGCAGCGGCAGCGAGTTTGGGATCCTCAGCGCAGGCGAGGATGGCCGGGCGACGGAGTTCGTCGAAAAGCCCGCCGATCCGCCGGGGATGGCGGGGGATCCGGCCTATGCGCTGGCCAGCATGGGGATCTATGTCTTCGACTGGCCCTGGCTGCGGGCGCGGCTGGGTGCCGATGCCGCCGATGCCGGGTCGGGCCATGATTTCGGCCATGACATCCTGCCCGCCGCGGTGCGCGCGGGGGTGGTGAATGTCTGGCGGCTGACCGGACAGGGAGCCGAGATGGCGCGGCCCTACTGGCGCGATGTCGGCACGCTGGACAGCTACCGCGTGGCGCAACTGGATTTCGCCGGGGCCGCGCGGCCCTGCGCGATGCCCGACAGCGTGCTGCCGCAGGGCAGCGGCGCGCAGGCCCGGCCCTTCGGCGCGCGCATGGGCGGCGGCGCCCCTGGCCGGTGGAAAGCGTGA
- a CDS encoding ZinT family metal-binding protein, with protein MDMSFVTRAGCLISAGFLLIGTPALAQQSGTADAAHDHAHDHAHDHAHDHAMDDIRKGIFDDAQIQPRALSDWEGDWQSVYPLLQDGTLDPVMAHKAESGKKTAEEYHAYYEIGYRTDVDRIVIDGGSVTFYRGDQAVQGTYEDDGFEVLTYESGNRGVRFIFAKTAGDDAAPGFIQFSDHGIFPEKAGHYHLYWGDDRAALLEEVTNWPTYYPSALTAAEVAEEMLAH; from the coding sequence ATGGACATGAGTTTTGTCACCCGCGCCGGCTGCCTGATTTCCGCAGGGTTCCTGCTGATCGGCACCCCGGCCCTGGCGCAGCAATCGGGCACCGCGGATGCGGCCCACGATCACGCGCATGACCACGCCCACGACCACGCTCACGATCATGCGATGGACGATATCCGCAAAGGCATCTTCGACGACGCGCAGATCCAGCCTCGCGCCCTGTCGGACTGGGAAGGCGACTGGCAGTCGGTCTATCCCTTGCTGCAGGACGGCACGCTGGACCCGGTCATGGCCCACAAGGCCGAGAGCGGCAAGAAGACCGCCGAGGAATACCACGCCTATTACGAGATCGGCTATCGCACCGATGTGGACCGGATCGTCATCGACGGCGGCAGCGTGACCTTCTACCGGGGCGATCAGGCGGTGCAGGGCACCTATGAGGATGACGGCTTCGAGGTGCTGACCTACGAGTCGGGCAACCGCGGCGTCCGCTTCATCTTTGCCAAGACCGCGGGCGATGACGCGGCGCCCGGTTTCATCCAGTTCTCCGATCACGGCATCTTCCCGGAAAAGGCCGGGCATTATCACCTCTACTGGGGTGATGACCGTGCGGCGCTGCTGGAGGAAGTGACCAACTGGCCGACCTACTACCCCTCTGCGCTGACCGCTGCGGAAGTTGCCGAGGAAATGCTGGCGCATTGA
- a CDS encoding DUF2474 domain-containing protein, producing MRGGLWLRRIGWFVALWLAGFAAVSALAWVIRLAILPAG from the coding sequence ATGCGGGGCGGCCTGTGGCTGCGCCGGATCGGCTGGTTCGTGGCCCTGTGGCTGGCGGGCTTCGCCGCGGTCAGCGCGCTGGCCTGGGTGATCCGGCTGGCGATCCTGCCCGCAGGCTGA